CGGCTTTCCGGGTGAAACAGAGGCGCTGTTCGCGGAAACCCTGGATGTGACCGACCAGTTGCCCCTGAGCTACGCCCATGTCTTTCCCTATTCCGAGCGCCCGGGCACGCCGGCCGCGGCCTTCCCGGACATCGTGCCCGGCCATGTCCGCCGGGACCGGGCCAAACGCCTGCGGGCCGTGGTGGCCGGCAAACGCGACGGATTCCTGCGCACGCTCCTCGGCCACGACATGACCGTCATCCCGGAAGACAACCGTCACGGCATGAATGAATTTTATGTGGAATGTCAGGCCGACGCGCCGGGTATGCCGACGCCCAGACAATTCGTCCGGGTCCGGGCCCTGGAAATTTCGGGCGCGGGCCTGCTGGTGCGCCCCCTGGGCCCGCCAACCCGACACACCCCGGAGGCATCATGAGCATCCCGGCCATACCCAACCCGGCGAAAGCCTTTCTGTCCGTTCTTGGTGCGCGGTGGGAAGAATTCTGGCCGGACCTGCGGCCTCGCCTGGAGGACGTCCTCGGCCCCATCGACTATGAATCCGGGCCCATCCCCTTCACCCAGACCAGCTACTACGACGCGGAACTGGGCACGCCCATTTTCCGCCGCATTCTGACCTTCGCCACACCCCTGGAGATGGACCGTCTGGCCGAAATCAAACTCGCGACCAACGCCCTGGAGCGGGAATGGGCCAAGGACAGCCACCGGCGTTTCAACCTCGACCCGGGCTACATCACCCAGGAGCGCCTCGTTCTGGCCACGGGCAAAAATTTTTCGCACCGCATCTATCTCGGCCAGGGCATCTGGGCCGATTTGACCCTGATCTTCCACAAAGGAAGCTGGTTCGACCTGCCCTGGACGTTTCCGGACTACGCGACCCCGGAAATCAAGGCCCACCTGTCCCACATCCGGGACAGGTACAAGGCATCCCTGCAACGACCCAAACCATAAGGATATCTCATGCCCAAAAGTATGACCGGCTACGGCCGCGCCAGCGTCCAGGAAGAAAACTGGAATCTAACCTGGGAAATACGCAGTCTCAACAATCGCCATCTGGACCTGAAATGGAAAATCCCCCCGACCCTCTACGCCCACCAGAAAACCTGGGAAAACGAGGTCAAGGCCGTGGCCAACCGGGGAGGGGTGGAACTTTTTCTGGGGCTCAAAATCACCAACCCGGAACTGCAGTCCGTCAGCCTGGACGCCACCCAGGCCGCGGCCATGCTGAAAGAGCTGGCCATGCTGGCCGGAGCAACGGACACGCCCTTCACTCCGGACTTGAACCGATTCCTGGCCATCCCCAATCTCTGGCGGGACGCGGGCTCCATCGACAACCCCGATCTCGTCCGCAGCCTGACGGAAACGCTGAAGCTGGCCCTGGCCGATTGGGACACGGCCCGCGTTCGGGAGGGCGCGGCCCTGGAGACGGACCTACGCGCCCGTTTCGCGCGACTGGACGAATTGGTCGGCCAAATCGCGGCCCTGGCCGGGCAGACATCGGGCGAACGACTGGCGCTGATGCGCGAACGTGTGTCCAAGCTGCTGGCGGAAAGCGGCGCGCAGATCGAGGCCGAACGCATGCTCCAGGAGCTGGCCCTCATCGCCGACCGCATCGACGTGTCCGAGGAATTGACCCGTCTGGACATCCATCTACGCGGCATCGACGATTATTTCCGCCAGACCGAACCCGTGGGCCGCAAACTCGATTTCATGGTTCAGGAATGCTTCCGCGAAATCAACACCTGCGGTAACAAATGCCAGAACATCCAGATCAGCCAGATCGTGGTCGCCTTCAAGGCCGAGCTGGAAAAATGCCGCGAGCAAATCCAGAACCTGGAGTAAGGGCGCATGGAGAAAAAAAAGCTCCTCAACATCGGATTCGGCAACGCCGTGGTCCTCAACCGCGTGGTGGCCATTGTCGGCCCCAATTCCTCGCCCATGCGCCGCCTGCGCGAGGAGGCCAAGCAAGAGGGCCGGCTCATCGACGCCACCCAGGGCCGCAAGACCCGCTCGATCATTGTCACGGATTCGAACCACTGCATTCTCTCGGCCATCCAGGTCGAAACCATCAGCCAGCGTTTCAACGCCGGAGACAGCGATGACTAACCCTCCCGACACCGGGCTCATGCTCGTCGTCTGTGCCCCGTCCGGCACGGGCAAGAGCACCCTCATCCGCCGCCTGACCACGGAATTCCCCGATTTCGCCTTTTCCATCTCCTGCACCACCCGTACCCCCCGCCCAGGCGAGGTCGATGGCCGGGACTACCATTTCCTGAATCAAGGCGAATTCCTGGCCCGGCGCGACGCGGGCTTTTTCGCCGAATGGGCCGAGGTGCACGGCAACTTCTACGGCACCCCCCTCCAGGCCACCGAAGAACTTCTGCGCGCCGGCCGGGACCTGATCTTCGACATCGACGTCCAGGGCGCGGCCCAGATCAAATCCAGCCTGAAGCAGGGCAGCTTTGTCTTCATTTTTCCACCGTCCCGAGCCGTCCTCGAACAGCGTCTGGTGGGCCGGGGAACGGACTCCGCCGAAACCATCGGCCGCAGACTGGCCGGAGCCAAGGCGGAAATCGCGGCCAGCGCCTGGTTTGATCACTGGATCGTCAATGACGACCTGGATCAGGCATACGGGCACCTGCGGGCCATCTATCTGGCCGAAAAAACCCGCCCCGCCCATCAGGGCTCGTGGCGAGAAACCATGACCAAGGAATGGGAGTTGGCATGATTCAGACACCGGAACTGATCGTGGCCCTGGATTTTCCCAACCAACGGGAAGCCCTGGATTTGGCTTCGCGGTTGCGCGGCGTCGTGAATTGGGTCAAAGTAGGGCTGGAATTATTTCTGGTCGGGGGGCAACCCTTGGTCGAGGAACTCAAGGAGGCGGGTTTCCAGGTCTTCCTGGACCTTAAATTCATGGACATTCCCAATACCGTGCAGGCAGCCGTGAGCAGGGCCACGGCCATGGGAGCGGACATGCTGACCATCCACACGCTGGGCGGACGAGCCATGGCCGAGGCGGCCCTGGTCGGACGGGAGGCGGCCATGACGGCGGGCCAAGCCGCGCCACGCGTTCTCGGCGTGACCATCCTGACCAGCATGGGGCCAGCCGATCTGGTCTGGAATCCGCATGGCTCCGACGAGGATTTACAGGCCCAGACCGTGGAGCTAGCGATGGCGGCCCAAAATTGGGGTTTGGACGGCGTGGTCTGTTCAGGCCGGGAAGTTCGTGCCATACGTCGTCGATGCGAAGCCTCCTTCAACCTTCTGACTCCCGGCATCAGACTGCCCGGAGCAAACGCCGGGGATCAAACCCGGGTATGCACTCCGGCCCAGGCGGTCAGGGACGGCAGCACCTTTCTCGTGGTCGGGCGCCCCATCACCCGGGCCTCGGACCCCGTGGACGCGGCCAAAACCTATCACGCGGAGATCGCACAACCGTTTTGAGGATTCCATGAGCGACAGCGCGCCTCCTCAACATACCCGCATCAAGGGTGTTTTTTCCTCGGAAAGAGTCACCAAGGTGGGAGCCGGTGTCACGGCTCGCAAAACAACGCAAACCATGTACTGGTTCGCGGAGGAGGATGATCAGGGGGTGGTCTGGGTCCAGCCGCTGAATCCCAATTACGTGCCATCCGGTCCCAAGCAGGAGATCGAAAAAAACGAGTTCCTGGAACAGTACGCGCCAGAACCCGAATTTTACACCACGAAGGTCTATCCGAGCATCCGCAAGCTCAGCCAAACCATCGCCAAGGCGGAACGTCATCGCAACCAAGGGGAAACCTTCAGCGCCGAATATGAATTCAACAACGCCCTGCGCGTGGACGAAGAAAACATCCGCGCCAATTTTGGTCTTGGCCTGACCTACCTGGAACGCGGCGACACGGACAAGGCGGACAATATCTTTCATCGGCTGGTCAAAATGGACGCGGCCTTCGAGGCCGAACACAAACACCTGTTCAATGATTTCGGCATCAACCTGCGCAAGAATGAAATGTACGACCAGGCCGTGGACTACTATAAAAAGGCGCTGGAGCTTTCCCCCACGGACGAGCACCTGCACTACAACCTGGCCCGCGCCTATTTCGCCAAGGCGGATCTGGCCAACACCCTGGAACATCTGCGACAATGCTTGCGCCTCAACAAAGACCTTGAAGTTGCTCAAAAATTTTTACTTTACCTGAAAAAAAACAACTTGTTGCCCTCCAATGCAACCGCGACTGAAACAGGGGACGCACCATGATGGCACCCAATTTCGACATGGAGCACGCCATGCCCCCCTCCTCAAGCCCTTCCCCCCGGAACAACCGACGCAACCTCGAACGCTTCACCATCAGCGTTCCAGCCGATGTGAACACGCCCAAACAGATGAACCCAGAGCAAACCGTACCCACCACGAATATTTCCGCCGGAGGCGTCTTTTTTTCCACGGACATCGTCTATCCCATTGGAACTCCGGTCATGCTGAACATCGCCCTTGATTTCGGCGGCGGACAGCCCAATCTGGCCGGCGCCCGCTTCAAGGTCGAAGGCGAGGTGGTTCGCGCCGAATCGGAAGGCATGGCCATCGCCTTCGACCCCACCCAGGTCGTTTCCATCCGCACCGGCCAACCCAGAAAGGCCAACCAGCCGCCGGCCATGATCGGCGTGGTCGGGAACGACCCGCTGCTCAACGATCTTCTGGCCGGCCGGCTCAGTCAGGACACGGGGTTGAACTGCGCGCATTCCCCGTCGCTGACCAAAATCCTCGACACGGTCAAACCGGACCTGGCCCTGATCGACTGCTCGGGAGTCTCCGTTCCAAGCCTCTTGGAACGCCTTGGAGGGGAAAATTCGCCATTCATGACCACGTCCATTGCCCTCTTCAATGTTTCCGATGACCGCGTCGTGGAGATGGACGCCATGAACCACGGCGTGCGCGGTATTTTCTTCCGCAACACGCCCTTCAATCTTCTGAGCAAGGGCATCGGGGCCATGCTCGAAAACGAACTTTGGTTTTCGCGCGAGGCCATGTCCCAATACCTGCTGGGGCGCCATAAACAAGAAGGGGAGACAACGCCGCCCCCCACCGGGGACAATGGGGAACTCAGCGCCAGGGAAAAAGAAATCCTGCTCATGCTCGCGGCCGGAGCCACCAACAAGGACATCGCGGACAAGCTGTTTTTGAGCCTGAACACGATCAAGTCCCACATCTACAACATCTATAAAAAAATCGACGTACCAAACCGCTTGCAGGCCTCGCTCTGGGCGGCCAAGCATCTCAGGAACGGGGACCAGGGAACTTGAATTTCCCGCCCAAATGGTTCACTACCTCCCCTCCACGCGTCGCGCCCGTGACGCGGACACCCACGCACAACCCCGACGGATTTCACGCATGAAAACACTGCCCATCATCCCCCTGGACGTCGAGCCGGATTTCGACTTCGCCACCTTCCTCTTCCTGGCCCAAATCGACCAGCTCGGACCCCGGGAAATGTTGCTCGTCCTGGATATCTGGGAAAAATGGCGGCCGCTTCTGAAGATCCATCAACTCGGAGAACGCAAGGGACACGTCCTTGTGTATCTGGAAGAACCGGTGGAAAAAGAAATCGACGCGATCTGGAAGACTTCCCCGTCCGAGGGGTTTAAGCACGAAGCCATTGCCCAGACCATGATCATGGGGACGCTCAAGTCCCTCATGCCGGAGCTGGGAGAAAAGGAATGCGCCCCGGTGCCCGAGCCGACCAAGCCGCTGCGCCGGACCGTGGAAAAACTGGGGCTGACCATGCACGAATCCGGAGCGCTCTCCCGCAAATACGCGACCATCACCCCGTATCCCCACCGCTATGGATGCGAACGCTGTCACCTGAAGGACACGTGCATCAAAAACATGAATCTGGACCTTTCCGGATTGGTTCCAACCCCGGGCACGACTTCGGCCTGAATCCCGACGCCATCGCGTTCCGGCCGAAAACCACGGCCGGAACGACCCAATCCCTAGTCCACGTCCCCAAAAGCCCGCCCCATCAGGTAGCGATACAACCCGCCGAAATCCCGTGGCGAGCGGCCCAAAACGGCCCGCCAAATCTCGTCCGATTCCATGCAGAAATACAACTGCCGGTCGATGCCGCCCCGACGCAGGCGGTTGGCCAGAAATTTGAATTGCGCCTCCCGCAATGGACGTAGCAACCGCTGCTTGCCGTCGATACCCGTGATGAATTCTCCATGAATGTACGTGGACGCGGGAAAATTGGCCGCGATGCAACGCTTCAGATCCGGCATGTGGCGGAACGATCCCAGGCTGAGATAGGCAATCTGCTCGGGCCGCAAATGGTCAAGAATCATGTCGACGGCGCGGGCGTAACCAGCTTCCCATCCGGGAAAATGGATGATCGGGTCAAAATGCAGACATACCTGGAAGCCGGCCTCGGCGCAGGTTTTCGCGGCCCGCAAACGTTCTTCGAGGGAGGCGCAATCCCCCTGCTCCTCGCTATCGGAAATTTCCGGGGCATTCATGGACCACGCCGGCAGGACCCGACGCGGATCGCCGACCACATCCATCCAGGACAAATCCACGACCTTGGATTTGAGCTCCAGGCAGACATTGTCGAAGCGACGCAAAAATCCGACGAGATCACGGCTATACCCGGTCAGGGGCTCAAGCACCAGGGAATCCGTGAATTCACCGGTTCCAACCCGAAAACGTCGCGCGGGATCGGCGCCAAACGCCCGGTCCAACTCGGCCCATAAATCATCCTGGTTGGCCCAGACCTTCAGTACCCGGTCCTGGAAGTAGGCCTGCAAAATACAGTAGGAGCAACGCAGCGGGCAATTTTCTCCAATATGGATGATCTGGTAACCGCAACAATGGTAATGGCTCGTTCCCGGGCACGGCCGCAAAAAACGCCCCCAGTATTCTTTCAGATACAAAATGTCGTCGGTCAGGCCCGGCTCCAGGCCGACACCCCGAGGCAAAACATCCCACGGCAGATGCGGCAGCTGGGCCCGGACCCGCTCGGCCATGGCCGACGTGGCGACCCCCTCGTCGACCACGACCCGGCTGATTCCGGCGAGATAGGCGGGCAGACTCGTCATCGGGACTCCTCCGAAAAAAGATCGCGCCAAGCCTCGCGGGCCGCAAGATCAACCAAATCCCGGACGGCGCGTTCCAAATCAGCCCGTCCGGATACCCGCATCGAAAGCTCCACGCCGTCGGTTTCGAACCGGTCCGGCTGGGTGATCCGCCAGCGCGTGCCACCCAGGTTGACCACGGCGGTTTCAAAATCACGCTCCATGCGCGTCAATTCAGGATACCGCTGGCGTCTCGCGGCCTGTGTCAAGCGGGCCATGGCGTCCTTGGGCGAAAGATCGGCCCGCAAAATCCGATCCGCGTCCATCCTGCCCAAAACGTCCCGGACACGGTCGTTCTCGCGCAGACATGTTTCCTGGATCCAGGTCAACACGTTCAGGGCATTGCCCCTGGACCAGGACAAACTGGCGAACAGGGACTCCAACGCGCCGAGATCCTCGGGCGGAAACCCAGCCAGCACCTCGGCGCAGGCCAACGGCAGGGCACCACGCGCCAAGAGCGCGTCCCAGGCTTCGGGCAGGGCGAGCCACGCCTGGGCCAAACGGGCCGTCTTGGAACGGACGACCAAACCCAGGGACTCGAACACGACATCGAGACGAGACGCGTCCAGCCCCGCGAAATAGCGCAAGGCCGCGACAAGACGCGCGTCGTCGATGTCCAGGCCAAGATTGGACTGGATATACAGCAAGCCCTTGTCCCAGGCGGACACGGAACCCACATCCAGACACAGAACCTCCCGGCCAAGCTCGGCCAGGCATGCCACCCGGGCCATGCCCGCCACCAGCACCGGACGGGGGCCGCCGCCATCGATCACGACCGGCGTCATCTGCCCGCCGGCCTCCAGACCACGGCGCAGCACCGGGGACACCGGACGCGGCCAAAAAAGCCAGGGCCCGGAGCAATCGATATCTGGCGCGGCAAGGCGCACCAAACGGACATCAGGGGAATCAAGCGAACCAACGGGGACCAAACTCATGAGATTCTCTCAGGTATTTCAAAGAATTAAAGACCAGACGAAATTCACTTGGCCTTGACAATTTCCTTTCCACTTCCCTATAGGGGGAGTTCGTAGAAAAGTTCAGGATCGCAGCGTGGTTGAAATCGTTCCAAATTACGGAGCGGTGGACTTTTGTCCAATTTCGACTCTTTTGCAAGTACATTTCCCGTGCGCCACCGGCGTTCGGGAAAGCATTCTACCTTGTGGCCCAAGGGCCGCGTAATACTTTTGCATAAGGGGGCTGTATGCGGGAACTACTTCAAAAACAGAGGACCTTCGCCCTGATAGGACATGGTGGAACCGGCAAGACGTCAGTGGCGGAAATGCTGCTGTTCGCGGCCGGTTCCATTTCAAGGCTGGGCAAAATCGAGGAAGGCACCACGACGCTTGATTACGAACCGGAAGAAATCAAGCGCAGGGGCAGCCTCCAGCCCGGTTTCGCCCAATTTTCCTGGAAAAAGAACGCCACCTTTTTGATCGACACCCCCGGCGACAACAACTTCACCGGCGATCTCCCGTACCTCTTGCAGGGCGCGGACAATCTCGTTCTGGTTCTGGACGCCATCGACGGCGTCAAGCCCCTGACCAAGCGCATCTGGGCCGAAGCGGCCAAGGCCGAGCTTCCGACCATGGTTTTCATCAACAAGATGGATCGTGAACGCGCCAATTTCCAAATGGCGTATCAAGGCCTGGGTGACATTTTGGGCCTCAAACCCGTGCTCCTGTACATGCCCATCGGCAGCGAGACGAATTTCACGGGCGTGATCGACATTCTGGCCGGCAAGGCCTTCTCCTTTGGTGAAAAAGGCGAACTCCAGCCCATCGACATGCCCGCCGATCTCGCGGATGAAGCCGCCATGGTCCGGGAAATCGCCGTCGAGAACATCGCCGAAAGCACCGAAGAGCTCATGGAAAAATATCTGGAGGAAGGCGCCCTGTCCGACGAGGATATCGTCCTGGGCCTGCAAACCGGCGTGAGAAACCGCACCCTGGTTCCGGTCTGCGTCGGCGCGGCCATGCAAAACATGGGCGCTCTCCCGCTTCTTGAAACCATCCACGGCATCATGGTCTCCCCCCTGGACCACAAGCCGTGGCTGGACCATGACGGCAACGAACGCGCGTCCAGCCCGGAAGAACCCTTGGCCGCCTTTGTGTTCAAGACCATCGCCGACCCCTTTGCCGGACAACTTTCGATACTGCGCGTCCTTTCCGGAACCCTGGCTCCGGACACCACGGTGGTCAACACGACGACCGGGGAAAAGGAGAAAATCGGCCAGCTCCTCTTCCTGGAAGGCAAAAAACAGACACCCTGCAAGCAGGAAGTCGGACCCGGCGCCATCGTGGCCGTGGCCAAACTCAAAAACACCAGTACCGGTGACACGCTGTGCGCTGAAAAAGCATCCTTTACCCTGGAAAAACCCGTTCTAAGCCCCGCCATCATCTCCTACGCCCTGGCCGCCGAGGAAAAAGGCGAGGAGGACAAAATTTTTGCCGCGGTGCAAAAACTTCTGGAAGAGGACATCAACCTCCACCTCGAACGCAACGACGACACCGGGGACATGCTCCTGTCCGGCATGGGCCAGCTGCACATCGAAATGGCCGTGGAAAAGGTCAAGCGCCGGTACAAGGCCAATATCGTGCTCAAGACGCCCCGCATCCCCTACCGCGAAACCATCAAGGGCAAGGCCCAGGTTCAGGGGCGGCACAAGAAACAGTCCGGCGGACGCGGCCAGTTCGGAGACTGCTGGATCCGCATGGAGCCCAGCCCGCGCGGCAAAGGCTATGAATTTCTGGATGAAATCGTTGGCGGGTCCATTCCTCGCAACTATATCCCGGCCGTGGACAAGGGCGTCCAGGAAGCGGCCGCGCGCGGCTTCCTGGCCGGCTATCCCATGGTCGACTTCAAGGTCGCGGTCTATGACGGCTCCTACCACACGGTGGACTCCTCGGAGATGGCCTTCAAAATAGCCGGATCCCTGGCCTTCAAGAAAGCCGTGGAGCAGTGCACTCCGATTCTGCTTGAACCGATCATGCTGGCCTCCGTCTTTATTCCGGATGAATTCATGGGCGATGTCATCGGCGATTTGTCCAGCCGGCGCGGCCGGGTCCTGGGCTCCGATTCCCAGGCCGGTATCACCGAGGTCAAGGCCCACGTGCCCATGTCCGAAATGATGAAATACGCCCCGGATCTGCGCTCCATGACCGGCGGCCAGGGCACCTTCACCATGGAATTCGCCCTGTACGAGGAATGCCCGCCCAACGTGGCCGAACAGGTCATCGCCGAGAGCAAGAAAGAAGAATAACGCCTTCCCCGACGCCTTCCCCAGGCCGCCCCAAGGCGGCCTTTTTTTGGCCTTGTCCTGCTGCCCGACTTCCTTTAGCTTTCTCGCACAATTATTTGGCCACCCGTCCGCAACCTCAACCACCGGAGCATCCGCATGTCCGAATCACGCGTTACCCTGACTCCGCTCGGAGGACTCGGGGAAATCGGCATGAACTGCTTGGCCCTGGAGACCGAGCACAGCATGATCCTGGTGGATTGCGGCCTCATGTTTCCGGACGTCATTCTGTACGGCGTGGACGTGGTCATCCCGCGCATGGATTTTATCCTGGAG
This region of Deltaproteobacteria bacterium genomic DNA includes:
- a CDS encoding DUF4416 family protein; the encoded protein is MSIPAIPNPAKAFLSVLGARWEEFWPDLRPRLEDVLGPIDYESGPIPFTQTSYYDAELGTPIFRRILTFATPLEMDRLAEIKLATNALEREWAKDSHRRFNLDPGYITQERLVLATGKNFSHRIYLGQGIWADLTLIFHKGSWFDLPWTFPDYATPEIKAHLSHIRDRYKASLQRPKP
- a CDS encoding DUF370 domain-containing protein produces the protein MEKKKLLNIGFGNAVVLNRVVAIVGPNSSPMRRLREEAKQEGRLIDATQGRKTRSIIVTDSNHCILSAIQVETISQRFNAGDSDD
- a CDS encoding guanylate kinase, whose translation is MTNPPDTGLMLVVCAPSGTGKSTLIRRLTTEFPDFAFSISCTTRTPRPGEVDGRDYHFLNQGEFLARRDAGFFAEWAEVHGNFYGTPLQATEELLRAGRDLIFDIDVQGAAQIKSSLKQGSFVFIFPPSRAVLEQRLVGRGTDSAETIGRRLAGAKAEIAASAWFDHWIVNDDLDQAYGHLRAIYLAEKTRPAHQGSWRETMTKEWELA
- a CDS encoding orotidine-5'-phosphate decarboxylase gives rise to the protein MIQTPELIVALDFPNQREALDLASRLRGVVNWVKVGLELFLVGGQPLVEELKEAGFQVFLDLKFMDIPNTVQAAVSRATAMGADMLTIHTLGGRAMAEAALVGREAAMTAGQAAPRVLGVTILTSMGPADLVWNPHGSDEDLQAQTVELAMAAQNWGLDGVVCSGREVRAIRRRCEASFNLLTPGIRLPGANAGDQTRVCTPAQAVRDGSTFLVVGRPITRASDPVDAAKTYHAEIAQPF
- a CDS encoding tetratricopeptide repeat protein encodes the protein MSDSAPPQHTRIKGVFSSERVTKVGAGVTARKTTQTMYWFAEEDDQGVVWVQPLNPNYVPSGPKQEIEKNEFLEQYAPEPEFYTTKVYPSIRKLSQTIAKAERHRNQGETFSAEYEFNNALRVDEENIRANFGLGLTYLERGDTDKADNIFHRLVKMDAAFEAEHKHLFNDFGINLRKNEMYDQAVDYYKKALELSPTDEHLHYNLARAYFAKADLANTLEHLRQCLRLNKDLEVAQKFLLYLKKNNLLPSNATATETGDAP
- a CDS encoding radical SAM protein, translated to MTSLPAYLAGISRVVVDEGVATSAMAERVRAQLPHLPWDVLPRGVGLEPGLTDDILYLKEYWGRFLRPCPGTSHYHCCGYQIIHIGENCPLRCSYCILQAYFQDRVLKVWANQDDLWAELDRAFGADPARRFRVGTGEFTDSLVLEPLTGYSRDLVGFLRRFDNVCLELKSKVVDLSWMDVVGDPRRVLPAWSMNAPEISDSEEQGDCASLEERLRAAKTCAEAGFQVCLHFDPIIHFPGWEAGYARAVDMILDHLRPEQIAYLSLGSFRHMPDLKRCIAANFPASTYIHGEFITGIDGKQRLLRPLREAQFKFLANRLRRGGIDRQLYFCMESDEIWRAVLGRSPRDFGGLYRYLMGRAFGDVD
- a CDS encoding elongation factor G, translating into MRELLQKQRTFALIGHGGTGKTSVAEMLLFAAGSISRLGKIEEGTTTLDYEPEEIKRRGSLQPGFAQFSWKKNATFLIDTPGDNNFTGDLPYLLQGADNLVLVLDAIDGVKPLTKRIWAEAAKAELPTMVFINKMDRERANFQMAYQGLGDILGLKPVLLYMPIGSETNFTGVIDILAGKAFSFGEKGELQPIDMPADLADEAAMVREIAVENIAESTEELMEKYLEEGALSDEDIVLGLQTGVRNRTLVPVCVGAAMQNMGALPLLETIHGIMVSPLDHKPWLDHDGNERASSPEEPLAAFVFKTIADPFAGQLSILRVLSGTLAPDTTVVNTTTGEKEKIGQLLFLEGKKQTPCKQEVGPGAIVAVAKLKNTSTGDTLCAEKASFTLEKPVLSPAIISYALAAEEKGEEDKIFAAVQKLLEEDINLHLERNDDTGDMLLSGMGQLHIEMAVEKVKRRYKANIVLKTPRIPYRETIKGKAQVQGRHKKQSGGRGQFGDCWIRMEPSPRGKGYEFLDEIVGGSIPRNYIPAVDKGVQEAAARGFLAGYPMVDFKVAVYDGSYHTVDSSEMAFKIAGSLAFKKAVEQCTPILLEPIMLASVFIPDEFMGDVIGDLSSRRGRVLGSDSQAGITEVKAHVPMSEMMKYAPDLRSMTGGQGTFTMEFALYEECPPNVAEQVIAESKKEE